A DNA window from Aquipuribacter hungaricus contains the following coding sequences:
- the dtd gene encoding D-aminoacyl-tRNA deacylase — protein sequence MRAVVQRVERAHVDVVDPPAPDAHSASTDQPRRVGTLDGPGLVVLVGVGHDDGPDQVRWLADKLAGLRLLRGDRSVVEAGAGLLLVSQFTLLGDVRKGRRPTWAAAAPGGVAEPLVDALAAALRERGVTVPTGEFGADMRVHLVGDGPVTLVLDTP from the coding sequence GTGCGCGCCGTCGTCCAGCGCGTCGAGCGCGCGCACGTCGACGTCGTCGACCCCCCTGCCCCGGACGCCCACAGCGCGTCGACGGACCAGCCCCGCCGGGTCGGCACGCTCGACGGGCCCGGCCTGGTCGTGCTCGTCGGCGTGGGCCACGACGACGGCCCGGACCAGGTGCGCTGGCTGGCGGACAAGCTCGCCGGGCTCCGGCTGCTGCGCGGCGACCGGTCGGTGGTCGAGGCCGGCGCGGGGCTGCTGCTGGTCAGCCAGTTCACCCTGCTCGGGGACGTGCGGAAGGGGCGGCGCCCGACGTGGGCCGCGGCCGCGCCCGGCGGGGTGGCGGAGCCGCTCGTCGACGCGCTCGCGGCGGCCCTGCGCGAGCGCGGCGTCACGGTGCCCACGGGGGAGTTCGGCGCCGACATGCGCGTCCACCTCGTCGGCGACGGCCCGGTGACGCTCGTCCTCGACACCCCCTGA